A window from Candidatus Bathyarchaeota archaeon encodes these proteins:
- a CDS encoding VWA domain-containing protein has translation MRKIVLPLLLLLVIAVSFTADTGFTVRVNAQEEFPHVEASKTVTPSRVEKDGVVEVTISLRGAGGVIPTPVDVVLILDRSGSMLGSKIRDAKEAAKIFLDYMDEKDRAGLVYYNYRISSVNLTYMTAANKEALKRQIDAAKAQGATDIYDAILAANQLLLYSPRAEAPLVEVLLTDGLHNFPTELPDSEFEALALECKRRGIIIYTVGLGADVNERVLQLIAETTGGEYYFAAKSEELEGIYREIATKLSFAGTNIVVTETLPPFLAYNRDASKAPDEESTSEAGLTFRWNVGTLKVGESWEVTYTARAEEALELDPAAILCRVEYITAEKASAIINLPPGFLYHGIAITGFAVETPNVTQGELVNVTVSLLNHGIVRDSFELRTDVNGTLIDSREITLNPGGSTTLLIQWNTSDVDPGIYRITVKADPDNRIWESNRADNTASGLVEVKQPIGEFWWIIVLLIIVVVITLAGITYAKYFVAKKPVVAHRCPRCGSPLGYSRVARRWYCPRCGRYYDIRVYRKTPPPRPRGKPPSTLRAFRRPPPPPTGRR, from the coding sequence TTGAGGAAGATAGTGCTCCCGCTGCTGCTCCTCCTCGTAATAGCCGTCTCTTTCACAGCCGATACCGGCTTCACGGTGAGGGTGAACGCCCAGGAGGAGTTCCCCCACGTGGAGGCCTCCAAGACCGTTACGCCCTCCAGGGTTGAGAAGGATGGGGTCGTTGAGGTGACCATAAGCCTCAGGGGCGCGGGCGGCGTGATCCCTACCCCTGTGGACGTGGTCCTAATCCTAGACAGGTCCGGGAGCATGTTGGGGTCGAAGATCAGGGACGCCAAGGAGGCCGCTAAGATATTTCTGGACTATATGGATGAGAAGGACCGCGCAGGCCTAGTCTACTATAACTATAGGATATCCTCGGTGAACCTCACCTATATGACGGCTGCGAACAAGGAGGCCTTGAAGCGGCAGATAGACGCCGCCAAGGCCCAGGGGGCCACCGACATATACGACGCCATCCTGGCCGCGAACCAGCTCCTATTATACTCGCCTAGGGCTGAAGCCCCCTTGGTGGAGGTGCTCCTCACGGACGGCCTCCACAACTTCCCCACGGAGCTCCCCGACTCGGAGTTCGAGGCGCTAGCCCTGGAATGTAAGAGGAGGGGGATAATCATCTACACCGTGGGGTTGGGGGCGGATGTAAACGAGAGGGTCCTCCAACTCATAGCTGAAACCACCGGTGGAGAATACTATTTCGCGGCTAAATCCGAGGAGTTGGAGGGCATCTACAGGGAGATAGCTACGAAGCTCTCCTTCGCGGGCACCAACATAGTCGTGACCGAGACGCTGCCCCCCTTCCTAGCCTATAATAGGGATGCTTCTAAGGCGCCCGACGAGGAATCCACCAGCGAGGCGGGCTTAACGTTTAGATGGAACGTGGGGACCTTGAAGGTCGGCGAGAGCTGGGAGGTAACCTACACGGCCAGGGCGGAGGAGGCCCTGGAGCTGGACCCGGCTGCGATCCTTTGCAGAGTTGAGTATATAACGGCGGAGAAGGCTTCAGCCATAATAAACCTCCCGCCGGGGTTTCTATATCATGGAATAGCCATCACGGGCTTCGCCGTGGAGACGCCTAACGTGACCCAGGGCGAACTCGTAAACGTGACCGTGAGCCTGCTGAACCATGGGATCGTAAGGGACAGCTTCGAGCTTAGAACCGACGTGAACGGTACATTGATAGACAGCAGGGAGATAACCCTCAATCCAGGTGGATCCACGACGCTCCTGATCCAATGGAACACGAGCGACGTGGACCCGGGCATCTACAGGATAACCGTGAAGGCGGATCCCGACAACCGGATATGGGAGTCGAACAGGGCCGATAACACGGCGTCGGGGTTGGTTGAAGTAAAGCAGCCCATAGGGGAATTCTGGTGGATCATCGTCCTACTAATCATAGTCGTGGTGATCACCCTAGCCGGGATAACCTACGCTAAATACTTCGTGGCTAAGAAACCGGTGGTAGCCCATAGGTGCCCGAGGTGCGGTAGCCCCCTGGGATACTCCCGGGTGGCGAGGAGATGGTATTGTCCGAGATGCGGAAGATACTACGACATAAGGGTGTACAGGAAGACGCCACCCCCGAGGCCTCGGGGGAAGCCCCCCTCAACGCTCAGGGCGTTCAGGAGGCCCCCACCGCCCCCAACCGGGAGGAGATAG
- a CDS encoding carboxymuconolactone decarboxylase family protein — MRRRVEDFKGGFEALSKGNPRAAEGFSTFMDAILEDGALDAKTKGLIALAAALAAGCESCVAVYVQRSLAAGATRDEVSEAAGVAVLVGGASALARMAEVERALDEFAWRQSI; from the coding sequence ATGCGGAGGCGTGTGGAGGATTTCAAGGGGGGTTTCGAAGCCTTGTCCAAGGGTAATCCCAGGGCCGCCGAAGGTTTCTCGACGTTCATGGATGCCATCCTTGAGGATGGAGCCTTGGACGCTAAGACTAAGGGGCTTATAGCCCTCGCAGCGGCTCTAGCGGCTGGGTGTGAATCCTGCGTGGCCGTGTATGTTCAGAGGAGCCTGGCGGCTGGGGCTACCAGGGATGAGGTCTCCGAGGCGGCTGGTGTAGCCGTCCTCGTGGGCGGGGCGTCAGCCCTGGCTCGTATGGCGGAGGTGGAGAGGGCGCTGGACGAGTTTGCGTGGAGGCAGTCCATCTAA
- a CDS encoding SufD family Fe-S cluster assembly protein produces the protein MNKPSPYGPDLDLSSYSRIDRGGVGGSSGSAPLQVIAEQAARVGVYLEGSARAGAYLQSDGSVVMGAVEEAYRDSLEVMSTREALSKHPWLRKYWWGVVPVDLDKYTALAELEWDQGYFIRVLPGSRVTLPIQSCFLISRDNLDQNVHNLVILEAGSEAQLITGCTVHPNVRRGLHVGVSEFILREGSKLVFTMIHGWAEGMDVRPRTGVVVEDGATFISNYVCTSPVRSLQTYPVAYCVGEGSRASFNTLIYGVGKAVVDVGSRIHLRGRGSRGEMVTRAIAAGESRIYTRGMLVGEDPESRGHLECRGLLLSDKAMLHAIPELVGEAQGTELSHEAAVGKISEDQIEYLMARGLSEEEATSLIVKGFLDVEILGLSGALREEVQRIIDATTSRAI, from the coding sequence TTGAATAAGCCTTCGCCATATGGCCCCGACCTGGACCTCTCCAGCTACTCGAGGATCGACAGGGGAGGGGTCGGAGGCTCATCTGGGTCGGCCCCTCTGCAAGTGATAGCGGAGCAGGCGGCCAGGGTGGGCGTATATCTGGAGGGCTCCGCCAGGGCTGGGGCGTACCTTCAATCCGATGGGAGCGTGGTCATGGGGGCCGTTGAGGAGGCCTACAGGGACAGCTTGGAGGTAATGAGCACCCGGGAGGCCCTCTCCAAGCATCCATGGCTTAGAAAATACTGGTGGGGGGTCGTCCCTGTAGACCTGGATAAATACACCGCCCTGGCGGAGCTGGAGTGGGATCAAGGCTACTTCATAAGGGTACTCCCGGGCAGCAGGGTAACCCTGCCCATCCAGTCCTGCTTCCTCATATCCAGGGATAACCTGGATCAGAACGTCCACAACCTGGTGATCCTCGAAGCCGGCTCCGAGGCCCAGCTGATAACCGGGTGCACGGTCCACCCCAACGTGAGGAGGGGGTTACACGTGGGGGTTTCGGAGTTCATCCTCAGGGAGGGCTCGAAGCTGGTCTTCACGATGATCCACGGCTGGGCCGAGGGGATGGATGTGAGGCCTAGGACGGGGGTGGTCGTCGAGGACGGCGCCACGTTCATAAGCAACTATGTCTGCACATCCCCGGTTAGGAGCCTTCAAACCTATCCTGTAGCCTATTGCGTAGGGGAGGGCTCCAGGGCGAGCTTCAACACCCTGATATACGGGGTTGGAAAGGCCGTCGTAGACGTGGGATCTAGGATCCACCTGAGGGGCAGGGGGAGCAGGGGGGAGATGGTCACCAGGGCCATCGCAGCCGGCGAATCAAGGATCTATACGCGGGGCATGCTGGTAGGGGAGGATCCTGAGAGCCGAGGCCACCTGGAGTGCAGGGGGCTCCTCCTATCCGATAAGGCGATGCTCCACGCCATACCCGAGCTCGTCGGGGAAGCCCAGGGGACCGAGCTCTCCCATGAAGCAGCCGTGGGGAAGATATCCGAGGACCAGATAGAATACCTGATGGCCAGGGGCCTATCCGAGGAGGAGGCTACATCCCTGATAGTGAAGGGGTTCCTGGACGTGGAGATCCTCGGCCTATCGGGAGCCCTGAGGGAGGAGGTTCAGAGGATAATCGACGCCACCACGAGCAGAGCCATCTGA
- a CDS encoding ABC transporter ATP-binding protein: protein MGGGPATPAALRVEDLTVEVDGRTVLRDVNLEVPEGEVHVLLGPNGSGKSSLLMTITGFSRYKVKSGRIIFNGRDITGLPIYERIRLGLSIAFQNPPVIRGVKLSDLLRLRDGEAYSKALSLAEELRISGFLGRDLNLGFSGGEVKRSEVLQALASNPRFILLDEPDSGVDVENLNVIGRLLERELRGKSGLLVTHLGYISKYLKPDLAYVLIDGRIVCSGDPGEIMETIMEGGYEKCLKCWKLEGKPS from the coding sequence ATCGGGGGTGGACCCGCCACGCCGGCTGCTCTAAGGGTTGAGGATTTAACGGTGGAGGTGGATGGTAGGACCGTTTTAAGGGATGTGAACCTGGAGGTTCCTGAGGGCGAGGTCCACGTCCTCCTGGGGCCTAATGGCTCCGGGAAATCCTCGCTCCTCATGACGATCACGGGTTTCTCCAGGTACAAGGTTAAGTCCGGGAGGATAATCTTCAATGGTAGGGATATCACGGGGCTGCCCATCTACGAGAGGATCCGGCTGGGCCTCAGCATAGCCTTCCAAAACCCGCCTGTGATCAGGGGCGTTAAACTCTCGGATCTCCTCCGTTTAAGGGATGGGGAGGCGTATAGTAAGGCTTTATCCCTCGCCGAGGAGTTGAGGATCTCGGGTTTCCTGGGCAGGGACCTCAACCTGGGCTTCTCGGGTGGAGAGGTCAAGCGCTCCGAGGTGCTCCAGGCTCTAGCCTCGAACCCCCGTTTCATCCTCTTGGATGAGCCCGACTCAGGCGTGGACGTGGAGAACCTGAACGTTATTGGACGCCTCCTCGAGAGGGAGCTGAGGGGAAAGTCGGGCTTACTCGTAACCCATCTAGGATACATATCGAAGTATTTGAAGCCTGACCTGGCCTACGTCCTGATAGATGGGAGGATCGTGTGCTCCGGGGACCCCGGGGAGATCATGGAGACCATAATGGAGGGCGGATACGAGAAATGCCTGAAATGCTGGAAGTTAGAGGGAAAGCCGAGCTAG
- a CDS encoding SHOCT domain-containing protein: protein MGDEDLHGFYSALGGLLKALVGILIAFLAVFLFAYLLPVVLGVVKAPVLAPLSESLTGFARVFGAVLGGLLWAIFGLIIAVFVIWALATFIPAALKAKPWKYVKVRDEALEALRLRYAKGEISREEYLEAKRTLEEG, encoded by the coding sequence ATGGGGGATGAGGATCTCCACGGGTTTTACAGCGCCTTGGGCGGACTTTTGAAGGCCCTCGTAGGGATCCTGATAGCCTTCCTCGCCGTATTCCTCTTCGCCTATCTCCTCCCCGTAGTCTTAGGGGTCGTCAAGGCCCCCGTGCTTGCCCCGCTCTCGGAGTCCCTAACCGGGTTCGCCAGGGTTTTCGGAGCGGTCCTAGGCGGGCTCCTATGGGCGATATTCGGCTTGATCATAGCCGTGTTCGTAATATGGGCCTTAGCCACCTTCATCCCCGCGGCCCTCAAGGCCAAACCTTGGAAGTACGTGAAGGTGAGGGATGAAGCCCTGGAGGCCCTGAGGCTCCGATACGCTAAGGGGGAGATCTCCAGGGAGGAGTACCTTGAGGCGAAGAGGACGCTGGAGGAGGGATGA
- a CDS encoding nucleoside hydrolase, with product MEGSGELKVLYDGDPGIDDALAILLASRMEDAELIGVTTVAGNCSAVQAARNALNILERVAGRPEVPVAVGAVKPLLRGFKPSYEIHGSDGLGETHLPDPAIKPSRVHGVDMILEAARELGDELTLVTGGPLTNLALAVAKDPSMSSLLKRVVVMGGCIRSPGNATAASEFNVYHDPEAAKIVFNSGLPITLVSLDVTARRENLIRRTDLKALKKRGDAAHETVYRMLSYYVEAYRRYRFMDGCYLHDPLAMLIALEPRLLMDAERIHVDVETVGELTLGRTQADLRRNPSKPPNVVHCLRVDYGEAHSLFRRLIFE from the coding sequence TTGGAGGGTTCAGGTGAGTTGAAGGTGCTCTACGACGGGGATCCCGGTATAGATGATGCCTTGGCCATCCTCCTGGCTTCAAGGATGGAGGATGCTGAGCTCATAGGGGTCACCACGGTGGCGGGCAACTGCTCGGCGGTTCAGGCCGCCAGGAACGCGCTGAACATCCTCGAACGGGTCGCTGGTAGGCCTGAGGTGCCCGTAGCCGTCGGCGCCGTTAAGCCCCTGCTCCGCGGATTCAAGCCGTCGTATGAGATCCATGGATCTGATGGGCTCGGGGAGACCCATCTACCGGATCCGGCGATTAAGCCTTCCAGGGTTCACGGCGTGGACATGATACTGGAGGCTGCCAGGGAACTAGGGGATGAGCTCACATTGGTTACCGGGGGTCCGCTTACGAACCTAGCCCTCGCGGTGGCCAAGGACCCCTCCATGTCCTCCCTTCTAAAGAGGGTTGTAGTGATGGGAGGATGCATAAGATCCCCTGGAAACGCGACGGCCGCCTCCGAATTCAACGTCTACCACGACCCTGAGGCTGCGAAGATCGTCTTCAATTCAGGCCTACCCATAACGCTGGTGAGCCTGGACGTCACGGCGAGGAGGGAGAACCTCATCCGCCGAACGGACCTGAAAGCCCTTAAGAAGCGTGGAGACGCCGCCCATGAAACGGTCTACAGGATGCTATCCTACTACGTGGAGGCCTACAGGAGGTACAGGTTCATGGACGGCTGTTATCTACACGATCCTCTGGCCATGCTCATAGCCCTGGAACCCCGCCTCTTAATGGACGCGGAGCGCATACACGTGGACGTTGAGACCGTGGGAGAGCTGACCCTGGGCAGGACCCAGGCGGATCTGCGCCGCAACCCCTCAAAGCCCCCGAACGTGGTCCACTGCCTCAGAGTGGATTACGGGGAAGCACATAGTTTATTTAGGCGCCTCATATTCGAGTAA
- a CDS encoding 30S ribosomal protein S12: MAKKARGLRAARRLRKNHQRMRWKYAPYKRRILGLDYKVDPLEGAPQARGIVLEKVGIECRQPNSAIRKCVRVQLIKNGKVVTAFLPGDGALNVVDEHDEVYVEGIGGPEGKAYGDLPGVRYRVFKVNGIDLYSLVVGKKEKPRR; encoded by the coding sequence ATGGCTAAGAAAGCTAGAGGGTTGAGGGCCGCTAGAAGGCTCAGGAAGAACCATCAGAGGATGAGATGGAAGTATGCGCCTTATAAGAGGCGTATACTAGGCCTGGACTATAAGGTGGACCCCTTAGAGGGGGCTCCGCAGGCCAGGGGAATAGTCCTGGAGAAGGTGGGCATCGAATGCCGCCAACCCAACAGCGCGATCCGTAAATGCGTGAGGGTCCAGCTCATAAAGAACGGCAAGGTGGTGACGGCCTTCCTCCCAGGAGATGGGGCCCTCAACGTCGTGGATGAGCACGATGAGGTCTACGTGGAGGGCATAGGGGGCCCCGAGGGTAAGGCTTACGGGGACCTGCCCGGCGTACGATACAGGGTGTTCAAGGTTAATGGGATAGACCTGTACTCCCTGGTCGTAGGCAAGAAGGAGAAGCCCCGAAGGTGA
- a CDS encoding iron-containing alcohol dehydrogenase, with the protein MYRFETVFEFSVPRIKFGWNAVDEVGYEARLLNCRRALIVTDEGLLKTGIPGSVKAILEGEGGVEASIYSGVSPEPSISDFERCISFAREFNVDLLVAVGGGSSIDVAKTTGVILRHGGDLMDYIAPPTGLGKGIPGHGTPVIAVPTTAGTGSEVSPASVISLPDEKIKVGISSVYQKPILALVDPMLTVSMPPRVTASTGIDALSHAVESYITRRFDAKLAFKPGERPVYGGSNPMTDGFALTAVGLIGKFLRRAYGNPFDPKARWHMSLGSLLAGVAFTNAGLGLAHAIALAVGGKLRSTHGETVAAVLPSVLEFNSPLNPRASRRIAEAMGEYVKGLSDSEASSKAVSAIRRLIADLKLPSNLGDLGVVEEDIPTIVEDTLKIRRLLEGNPRRVERGDLEEIIRRNLSS; encoded by the coding sequence TTGTACAGGTTTGAGACGGTGTTCGAGTTCTCTGTTCCGCGGATAAAGTTTGGATGGAACGCGGTGGATGAGGTCGGCTACGAGGCTCGGCTTTTGAACTGTAGAAGGGCTCTCATAGTTACCGATGAGGGGCTTCTGAAGACGGGGATCCCCGGTTCCGTGAAGGCTATCCTAGAGGGGGAGGGAGGCGTTGAGGCCTCTATCTACAGTGGTGTGTCCCCTGAGCCTTCCATCAGCGACTTCGAGCGATGCATTAGTTTTGCTAGGGAGTTTAACGTGGATCTCCTCGTAGCCGTGGGAGGGGGGAGCAGCATCGACGTCGCTAAGACTACCGGGGTAATCCTGCGCCATGGAGGTGATCTAATGGATTATATCGCTCCTCCAACGGGCCTCGGTAAGGGAATACCCGGCCATGGGACGCCTGTGATAGCTGTTCCAACCACCGCCGGAACCGGATCAGAGGTTTCGCCCGCGTCGGTCATCTCCCTCCCGGATGAGAAGATTAAGGTCGGGATATCCAGCGTCTACCAGAAGCCTATCCTCGCCCTCGTGGATCCGATGCTGACCGTATCCATGCCGCCCAGGGTGACCGCTTCCACCGGGATCGACGCCTTAAGCCACGCCGTTGAATCATATATTACTCGAAGGTTCGACGCGAAGTTAGCTTTTAAACCTGGGGAGAGGCCGGTCTATGGGGGGAGCAACCCCATGACCGATGGCTTCGCCCTAACCGCCGTTGGGTTGATCGGTAAATTCCTTCGAAGAGCCTACGGCAACCCCTTCGACCCTAAGGCGAGGTGGCATATGTCCCTGGGCAGCCTCCTAGCCGGAGTAGCGTTCACGAACGCTGGATTAGGATTAGCCCACGCCATAGCCTTAGCGGTGGGCGGGAAGCTCCGTTCAACCCATGGGGAAACCGTCGCAGCGGTTCTACCCTCAGTTTTAGAATTCAATTCTCCGTTAAATCCCCGAGCATCGAGGAGGATCGCGGAGGCCATGGGTGAATACGTGAAGGGTCTATCCGACAGCGAAGCCTCCTCGAAGGCGGTTTCAGCGATCCGAAGATTAATTGCGGATTTGAAACTCCCGAGCAACCTAGGAGATCTAGGAGTTGTGGAGGAGGACATCCCCACCATCGTCGAAGATACTTTAAAGATCAGGAGGCTGCTGGAGGGGAACCCGAGGCGGGTAGAGAGGGGGGACCTGGAGGAGATAATTCGGAGAAACCTAAGCTCGTGA
- a CDS encoding alpha/beta hydrolase has protein sequence MPKVGVRGVKLYYEELGEGPDILLMHGAMSTARRDFGSLIDGFAEHFHVVAPDLRGFGRSQHVRSFEGNYYLEHARDMLALIEALNLDEPHLVGFSDAGEFAFLMALEAPERLRSIVASGVGGDLSPAFLTAVEEHYNGIAGEMMEIHGRTYWRRLLRAYLRAVEETARRYKDPLRRSEYHRIKKPVLIINGERDPYNPVGGAEALRDSLPYCDLWIVPGVGHTVKFEGFLERVRMFIDEHH, from the coding sequence ATGCCTAAGGTCGGGGTCAGAGGGGTTAAGTTATACTATGAGGAGCTGGGTGAAGGCCCGGACATCCTATTGATGCATGGCGCCATGTCGACCGCGAGGCGCGACTTCGGATCCCTGATAGACGGGTTTGCGGAGCATTTCCACGTCGTGGCGCCCGACTTGAGGGGTTTCGGAAGGTCGCAGCACGTCAGATCCTTCGAGGGGAACTACTACTTGGAGCATGCCAGGGACATGCTCGCCTTGATCGAAGCCTTAAACCTGGATGAGCCCCACCTGGTCGGGTTCAGCGATGCTGGGGAGTTCGCTTTCCTCATGGCCTTGGAGGCGCCTGAACGCTTGAGATCCATAGTGGCCTCAGGGGTTGGAGGGGATCTCAGCCCAGCCTTCCTCACGGCCGTGGAGGAGCATTACAACGGCATAGCTGGGGAGATGATGGAGATCCATGGACGCACATATTGGAGGAGGCTTCTAAGAGCCTATCTCAGGGCGGTGGAGGAGACGGCCCGCCGCTACAAGGATCCCCTGCGGAGATCGGAGTATCACAGGATAAAGAAACCTGTCCTGATAATCAATGGGGAGAGAGATCCCTACAACCCCGTGGGGGGCGCCGAAGCCCTCAGGGATAGCCTGCCCTACTGTGATCTATGGATCGTGCCCGGGGTTGGGCACACCGTAAAGTTTGAAGGCTTCCTCGAAAGGGTGAGAATGTTCATCGATGAACACCACTAA
- a CDS encoding cysteine hydrolase, whose amino-acid sequence MKIGIKDVIRAIERPYPEFEVKKGKTALILIDVQKIASPEPFVKAAIAKGLPEDAVREAVKDYEMRFWNAVKNIGRILRKCREKGLDVIHVKLEAPTDNPRHTAKVNRKIGLIVPPASEETEFLDEAKPVEGELVITKTNGGAFTGTNLDFMLRNMDIDSFILVGFLTNECVAATAYHGADLGYDILLVEDACATHLRELHQAIIDTLSDMCLKVKTTDQVLEILDKLE is encoded by the coding sequence TTGAAGATCGGGATTAAGGACGTTATAAGAGCTATTGAGCGGCCTTACCCGGAGTTCGAGGTGAAGAAGGGTAAAACCGCTTTGATCCTCATCGACGTCCAGAAGATCGCTTCTCCGGAGCCCTTCGTGAAGGCGGCTATAGCTAAGGGTCTACCGGAGGATGCTGTCAGGGAGGCCGTGAAGGATTACGAGATGCGTTTCTGGAATGCCGTCAAGAACATAGGGAGGATCCTGAGGAAGTGCCGGGAGAAGGGGCTCGACGTGATCCACGTCAAGCTCGAGGCTCCCACGGACAATCCCCGGCACACCGCTAAGGTTAACCGTAAGATAGGGCTCATAGTCCCCCCGGCCAGCGAGGAGACGGAGTTCCTGGATGAGGCTAAACCCGTTGAAGGCGAATTGGTTATAACGAAGACCAATGGAGGGGCCTTCACAGGTACAAACTTGGACTTCATGTTGAGGAACATGGACATCGACAGCTTCATACTGGTAGGCTTCCTGACGAACGAGTGCGTGGCCGCGACGGCGTATCACGGTGCCGATCTAGGCTATGACATCCTCCTCGTCGAGGATGCATGCGCCACCCATCTAAGGGAGCTGCATCAGGCGATCATAGATACCCTGAGCGACATGTGCCTGAAGGTGAAGACGACGGATCAGGTCTTGGAGATCCTGGATAAACTGGAGTGA
- a CDS encoding ABC transporter substrate-binding protein, producing the protein MSEGKPRNMVRNIIIAVVLIAIIAAGAYWYTTSRPRATVAPTPTEKPTTKPLETTTTAATPTPTVEAPTTLVVDKVEEPSSLDPAFCYEFSGWEIVQNVYQTLVTYDRADPNKFVGLIAESWTVSEDGKVYTFKLRRNVVFSDGTPLKAEAVEYSLKRVIIMNQAPSWIISQSLTVDSIKVIDDYTVQLTLEKPNPAFLATLATATASIVNPKVVEEHGGVQPDTVNPWMDEHVAGSGPFTLKEWVKGDHLTLIRNENYWGDKPALKEVVIYYKSDVLTRILDLKKGTAHIAVVDPVHLDDIKGEPGIVIRDLGPTFHIDFIFFNTQKPPFDNKLVRQAAAHAINYDAIKQILRGKGERYVGPIPRGMFGYDDSVQPYTYDVELAKSLLAKAGYPEGKGLETLKFLYYSRDEAVDLMAQQIQSDLAKIGLKIELQSLSLSTYMNNLFLDPKDPNYPHMGWTEWYPDYASPDDYAIPFLTWPPGWNPAAYQNDETANLIFEAASELDRDKAKQLWSEVIHRVYEDTPYAWLMQYTGYYVYRENVHGLYYHPIHIGYSGFDYSTIYLTPSS; encoded by the coding sequence ATGAGCGAGGGCAAGCCCAGAAACATGGTTAGGAACATCATAATAGCAGTGGTCCTCATAGCGATAATAGCGGCGGGTGCATACTGGTACACGACCTCGAGGCCGCGGGCGACGGTAGCCCCTACACCCACGGAGAAGCCCACCACTAAGCCCTTGGAAACCACCACGACTGCGGCGACGCCCACCCCCACAGTTGAGGCCCCGACAACCCTGGTAGTGGATAAAGTCGAGGAGCCGAGCAGCCTAGACCCCGCCTTCTGTTACGAGTTCTCAGGTTGGGAGATCGTGCAGAACGTCTACCAGACTCTGGTAACGTACGATAGGGCGGATCCAAACAAGTTCGTCGGCTTGATAGCTGAGAGCTGGACCGTAAGCGAAGACGGTAAAGTCTACACCTTCAAGTTGAGGAGGAACGTCGTGTTCAGCGACGGAACCCCATTGAAGGCTGAGGCCGTGGAGTACTCCCTTAAACGCGTCATAATCATGAACCAGGCGCCGTCATGGATAATCTCCCAAAGCCTGACCGTCGACTCCATAAAGGTAATCGACGACTACACTGTCCAGTTAACCCTCGAGAAGCCTAACCCGGCCTTCCTAGCCACGTTGGCCACCGCTACAGCATCCATAGTTAATCCTAAAGTGGTTGAAGAGCACGGGGGTGTTCAGCCTGACACGGTGAACCCCTGGATGGATGAGCACGTCGCAGGCTCAGGGCCCTTCACCCTTAAGGAATGGGTGAAGGGAGACCATCTAACGCTCATCAGAAACGAGAACTACTGGGGCGATAAACCCGCCTTGAAGGAGGTGGTCATCTACTATAAGAGCGACGTCCTCACGAGGATCCTGGACCTCAAGAAGGGTACAGCCCACATAGCCGTGGTGGACCCTGTACATTTAGACGATATTAAAGGCGAGCCGGGAATAGTGATCCGGGACCTAGGGCCTACATTCCACATAGACTTCATCTTCTTCAATACCCAGAAGCCGCCGTTCGACAACAAGCTTGTGAGGCAGGCGGCGGCCCACGCCATAAACTACGATGCGATAAAGCAGATCCTGCGAGGCAAGGGCGAAAGGTATGTCGGGCCTATACCTAGGGGGATGTTCGGATACGACGACTCGGTTCAACCTTACACCTACGATGTGGAGCTGGCTAAAAGCCTCCTCGCGAAGGCGGGATACCCCGAGGGGAAGGGTCTAGAAACTCTGAAGTTCCTCTACTACTCCAGGGATGAAGCGGTCGACCTCATGGCGCAGCAGATACAATCCGACCTCGCCAAGATCGGGTTGAAGATCGAGCTTCAATCCCTAAGCCTAAGCACGTACATGAACAACCTCTTCCTGGACCCCAAGGATCCCAACTATCCCCATATGGGCTGGACCGAATGGTACCCCGACTACGCGTCCCCCGACGACTACGCCATACCCTTCCTGACGTGGCCTCCAGGCTGGAACCCCGCAGCCTACCAGAACGATGAAACGGCAAACCTGATATTCGAGGCCGCATCGGAGCTGGACAGGGATAAAGCCAAGCAGCTCTGGTCCGAGGTCATCCATAGAGTCTACGAGGACACCCCGTACGCGTGGCTCATGCAGTACACAGGCTACTACGTATACAGGGAAAACGTACATGGCCTATACTATCATCCGATCCACATAGGCTACTCGGGATTCGACTACAGCACGATATATCTAACCCCGAGCAGCTGA